A window from Marinagarivorans cellulosilyticus encodes these proteins:
- a CDS encoding NAD(P)/FAD-dependent oxidoreductase, which translates to MKVAIIGSGVSGLTAAHLLYQHHDITVFEKNNRLGGHTATKTVNYDGVDYAVDTGFIVYNDWTYPNFIKLLERLEVKTQATNMGFSVSHRESDYEYAGENLNTLFCQRSNLVSFKHWQMIRDILRFNKSAVADYKAGALSAEDTLGQYLKAGNYSEAFRDFYLLPMGAAIWSSSLGDMLDFPLLFFVRFCHNHGLLSVNDRPTWRVIQGGSASYIKPLIRGFEERIRLSSNIQKITRTERGVEILVNDEVEVFDNVVFACHSDEALALLRDASAQEQSVLGNIKYRDNSVVLHTDIALLPKRKLAWSSWNYNLSGDKSSAPVLTYSMNILQGIKAPVEFCVTLNAREKIDSSKVLGEFSYAHPVFTQEAINAQECWPSINGVNKTWFCGAYWFNGFHEDGVKSALRVAEHLGGDAL; encoded by the coding sequence ATGAAAGTAGCAATTATTGGTTCGGGTGTGTCTGGTCTGACGGCTGCACATTTACTTTATCAGCATCATGACATTACTGTTTTTGAGAAAAATAACCGGTTGGGTGGCCATACAGCGACTAAAACGGTTAATTATGACGGTGTTGATTATGCTGTCGATACGGGTTTTATTGTTTATAACGATTGGACCTATCCCAATTTTATTAAGTTGTTAGAGCGCCTAGAAGTAAAAACACAAGCAACCAACATGGGGTTTAGTGTTAGCCATCGCGAATCAGATTATGAATATGCGGGCGAAAACCTTAATACGCTTTTTTGCCAGCGTTCAAACCTTGTCAGCTTTAAACATTGGCAGATGATTAGGGATATTCTGCGTTTTAATAAGTCTGCAGTGGCCGACTATAAAGCCGGTGCTCTTTCTGCAGAGGATACCCTTGGGCAGTACTTGAAGGCTGGTAATTACAGTGAGGCTTTTCGAGACTTTTACTTGTTGCCTATGGGAGCCGCCATCTGGTCTTCTTCGCTTGGCGATATGCTAGATTTCCCTTTGTTATTTTTTGTCCGTTTTTGCCATAACCATGGCCTGTTAAGTGTTAATGATCGGCCAACTTGGCGAGTTATTCAAGGCGGCTCGGCAAGCTATATAAAGCCGCTTATTCGCGGTTTTGAAGAGCGCATTAGACTTTCGTCGAATATACAAAAAATCACCCGAACTGAGCGCGGCGTTGAGATTTTAGTTAATGATGAAGTGGAAGTGTTTGATAATGTTGTATTTGCTTGCCACAGTGATGAAGCTTTGGCGTTATTAAGAGATGCCTCTGCGCAAGAACAATCGGTGCTAGGCAATATTAAATACCGTGATAATTCGGTGGTTCTTCATACTGATATTGCTTTATTGCCCAAACGTAAATTGGCGTGGAGTAGTTGGAACTACAATCTCAGTGGCGATAAAAGCAGTGCGCCTGTCTTGACTTATAGCATGAATATTCTGCAGGGGATAAAAGCGCCGGTAGAGTTCTGCGTAACGCTTAATGCTCGTGAAAAAATCGATAGCTCTAAGGTGCTGGGCGAGTTCAGCTATGCCCACCCAGTTTTTACACAAGAGGCGATAAATGCGCAAGAGTGCTGGCCTTCTATTAATGGTGTGAATAAAACATGGTTTTGCGGGGCCTATTGGTTTAATGGCTTTCACGAGGATGGTGTAAAAAGCGCACTGCGCGTTGCTGAGCATTTAGGCGGCGATGCATTGTGA
- the trmH gene encoding tRNA (guanosine(18)-2'-O)-methyltransferase TrmH: MTPERHAKISAVLAARQPDLTLVADEVHKGRNMAAMVRTCDAVGVAKMYAVVPSKGYNPYRGTALGANKWVDVEHCENLLAPLSALKQQGFQVISTALDESACDYRDVDYTKPTALVMGNEKTGISDTARSLTDQCVTIPMVGMVESLNVSVAAAVILNEAQYQRRKAGFYDRVRLPQSDYDRLFFQWAHPQVTAFCDERNLAYPPLREDGEIENPPAWYACVREGSAKLAGAPE; the protein is encoded by the coding sequence ATGACGCCAGAACGTCATGCGAAAATTAGTGCTGTGCTGGCTGCGCGGCAGCCAGATTTAACCTTGGTGGCAGACGAGGTACATAAAGGACGCAATATGGCGGCCATGGTACGTACTTGCGACGCTGTTGGCGTGGCTAAAATGTATGCTGTTGTGCCCTCTAAAGGGTATAACCCTTATCGGGGTACAGCTTTGGGGGCCAATAAATGGGTTGATGTTGAACACTGTGAGAACTTATTGGCCCCATTGAGCGCATTAAAGCAGCAAGGTTTTCAGGTGATTAGTACCGCGCTGGATGAGTCAGCTTGCGATTACCGCGATGTGGATTACACCAAACCAACGGCGCTTGTGATGGGCAATGAAAAAACAGGAATTAGCGATACCGCACGCAGCCTAACAGACCAATGCGTAACGATTCCTATGGTGGGAATGGTCGAATCACTCAATGTGTCGGTAGCGGCGGCAGTTATTCTTAATGAGGCGCAGTATCAGCGTCGTAAAGCGGGTTTTTATGATCGCGTTCGCCTGCCTCAATCGGACTATGACCGGTTGTTTTTTCAATGGGCACATCCGCAGGTCACCGCGTTTTGTGATGAGCGAAATCTGGCTTACCCGCCGCTGCGCGAAGATGGTGAAATAGAAAACCCTCCGGCATGGTATGCCTGTGTGCGTGAAGGTTCGGCTAAATTGGCAGGCGCACCCGAATGA
- a CDS encoding ChrR family anti-sigma-E factor — protein MINHHPDANMLVEYASGSLPWALSISVSAHMQLCSQCRAKHQQLSMLGGACLDDAPSENVEEDSFARLMGRIESSKNTAQKSAVKVPQSKDLQTKQLPKVVQKLLPDNLQWRRVSSALKMARLTTGQEQYEVAFHKISKGGKVVEHDHKGLEVTLVLEGSFSDDGGVYQRGDFIVREPGQTHRPTATLDQDCLCLSVCEAPVAVTGWLGKVINPFLSIRPA, from the coding sequence ATGATTAACCACCACCCAGACGCCAACATGCTTGTTGAATATGCCAGCGGGAGCCTGCCTTGGGCTTTGAGTATTAGCGTATCGGCTCACATGCAACTGTGCTCACAATGCCGCGCCAAACACCAACAACTAAGCATGCTTGGCGGCGCATGCTTAGACGATGCACCCAGCGAAAACGTAGAAGAAGACTCGTTTGCCCGCTTAATGGGACGCATTGAGTCAAGCAAAAACACCGCCCAAAAAAGCGCTGTAAAAGTACCGCAATCAAAAGACTTACAAACCAAGCAGTTACCAAAGGTTGTTCAAAAGCTACTGCCCGATAACTTGCAATGGCGAAGGGTTTCTAGTGCGCTCAAAATGGCTCGTTTAACCACAGGCCAAGAGCAATACGAGGTGGCATTTCACAAAATCAGTAAAGGCGGCAAAGTGGTAGAACACGACCACAAAGGTCTAGAAGTTACCCTTGTATTGGAAGGGAGCTTTTCCGATGATGGCGGGGTTTATCAGCGCGGTGATTTTATCGTTCGCGAACCCGGTCAAACCCACCGCCCAACAGCCACACTGGACCAAGATTGTTTATGTCTGTCTGTATGCGAAGCGCCCGTTGCAGTAACGGGCTGGCTAGGCAAAGTGATTAACCCTTTCTTGTCTATCCGCCCCGCGTAA
- a CDS encoding pseudouridine synthase, translating into MIDIVLDHADFVVVHKPAGMAVHAHEGATLLEAVRRHFNNNDIHPVHRLDLGTSGLVILAKTTAANKAFCQMFAEGQVQKMYLALSDGPAKKKQGWVKGDMAKARGGSYKLLRSMLNPAVTYGMSFGEAGQPRLWWLRPKTGKTHQLRVALKALGASIMGDTRYGGSQAKRLYLHAWGLRFNYAGERYDIHAWPNTGEYFEDLITNKRIEPNQNPWNLAWPKSFDVTAGVQPQ; encoded by the coding sequence ATGATCGACATTGTATTAGATCACGCCGACTTTGTTGTGGTACATAAGCCGGCAGGTATGGCCGTTCATGCCCACGAAGGCGCCACATTGCTGGAGGCAGTAAGGCGACATTTTAATAATAACGACATTCATCCCGTACACCGTTTAGACCTTGGGACTTCAGGCTTAGTGATTCTGGCCAAGACTACGGCGGCGAATAAGGCTTTTTGCCAGATGTTTGCTGAAGGGCAAGTGCAAAAAATGTATCTGGCTTTAAGCGATGGCCCCGCTAAAAAGAAGCAGGGTTGGGTGAAAGGGGATATGGCTAAAGCGCGCGGCGGTAGTTACAAACTATTAAGAAGCATGCTAAACCCAGCCGTGACTTACGGCATGAGCTTTGGCGAGGCGGGCCAGCCTCGGTTGTGGTGGTTGCGGCCTAAAACGGGCAAAACCCATCAGTTGCGGGTGGCTTTAAAGGCGTTGGGGGCTTCGATTATGGGGGATACCCGCTACGGCGGTTCGCAAGCTAAGCGTTTGTACTTACATGCCTGGGGTTTGCGTTTTAACTATGCTGGCGAGCGTTACGATATTCATGCATGGCCAAATACCGGTGAGTATTTCGAGGATTTAATAACGAATAAACGCATAGAGCCAAACCAAAACCCTTGGAATTTAGCTTGGCCTAAATCGTTCGATGTAACTGCTGGCGTGCAGCCGCAGTGA
- a CDS encoding rhodanese-like domain-containing protein, with protein sequence MTDRKQVSHTRGVVRRAIFVAALFASLFSIFSIKAFAGEPMTYWIDVRTQEEFNSGHIEGSALIPYEVIADHIASITEDKNADIRVYCRSGRRSEVAKDVLKAMGYANVINEGGYEEIISRK encoded by the coding sequence ATGACTGACCGAAAACAAGTGTCGCACACTCGTGGGGTGGTTCGGCGCGCTATTTTTGTGGCTGCCTTGTTCGCAAGCCTCTTTTCAATTTTTTCAATTAAAGCTTTTGCAGGAGAACCTATGACTTACTGGATTGATGTGCGGACTCAAGAAGAATTTAATAGCGGCCATATCGAAGGCTCTGCGTTAATTCCTTACGAGGTTATTGCAGACCATATTGCCTCTATAACTGAAGATAAAAATGCCGATATTCGAGTGTATTGCCGTTCTGGCCGTCGCTCTGAAGTGGCTAAAGATGTCTTGAAGGCAATGGGCTACGCCAATGTAATTAATGAAGGTGGTTACGAAGAAATTATTTCCCGCAAATAA
- a CDS encoding DUF1365 domain-containing protein — translation MNDQLASRVYEGWVRHRRYLPRQHVFKYKVFMMYLDLSEIDAVVNLSRFWTRNKLGLARFSRKDFMGDPATPLDNCVRDLVEAKLGFRPSGPIRVLANLRYFGYCTNPLTTYYCFDVTGERLEAIVAEVTNTPWNERHAYVLHVDSSDKFRCSFKKQFHVSPFNPLAMEYRWFSNVPAEHLSIHLENWQSAAPLLPANQEQILAIEQDRVMDATIQLTASEISGKKLNRLLIAYPLMTVKVISAIYWQALKLALKRVPFYSHPNIKACD, via the coding sequence GTGAATGATCAACTGGCAAGTCGAGTTTACGAGGGGTGGGTGCGGCATCGACGTTACCTACCTAGGCAGCATGTGTTCAAGTACAAAGTTTTTATGATGTATTTGGATTTGTCTGAGATTGACGCCGTCGTGAATTTGTCGAGGTTTTGGACCCGTAATAAATTGGGCTTGGCGCGGTTCAGCCGCAAAGACTTTATGGGGGATCCCGCTACCCCACTTGATAATTGCGTCAGAGATTTAGTGGAAGCTAAACTGGGTTTCAGGCCTTCGGGCCCGATAAGAGTGCTGGCAAATTTACGCTATTTTGGTTATTGCACAAACCCGCTAACAACGTATTACTGTTTTGATGTAACAGGGGAAAGGTTAGAGGCCATTGTTGCTGAGGTGACTAATACCCCTTGGAATGAGCGGCATGCCTATGTGCTACATGTTGATTCGAGTGATAAATTTCGTTGTAGTTTCAAAAAACAATTCCATGTGTCGCCTTTTAACCCATTAGCAATGGAGTATCGCTGGTTTAGTAATGTGCCGGCCGAGCATCTATCCATTCATTTAGAAAATTGGCAAAGCGCTGCGCCGCTATTGCCAGCTAACCAAGAGCAAATACTTGCCATAGAGCAAGATAGGGTTATGGATGCGACCATTCAGTTAACAGCAAGTGAGATATCGGGTAAAAAATTAAATCGATTATTGATCGCTTATCCACTGATGACCGTAAAAGTCATTAGTGCCATCTATTGGCAGGCCTTAAAGCTTGCGCTCAAAAGAGTGCCTTTTTATAGCCACCCCAACATTAAAGCCTGCGATTAA
- a CDS encoding nuclear transport factor 2 family protein, protein MKQSLTDDFVSFYQAFSVDSIANLGHLYVESVTFVDPVHKVNGLEPLKQYFHHLCGGEGTSHFAITDVIAANKELVLEDAEAQASAFFRWQMTYNHPSLSSGKPLILVGGSMIRFSNRITYQEDFYDLGQMVYQHIPVLGWAVKKVKARLAGCEAIAPSPNNTATILSEPN, encoded by the coding sequence ATGAAGCAGTCCCTAACAGATGACTTTGTGAGTTTTTATCAGGCGTTCTCTGTCGATAGTATCGCTAACTTGGGCCATCTTTACGTGGAATCGGTAACTTTTGTTGACCCTGTGCACAAGGTTAATGGCTTGGAGCCCTTGAAACAGTATTTTCATCACCTTTGTGGCGGCGAGGGCACAAGCCATTTCGCGATTACTGATGTTATAGCAGCCAATAAAGAGCTTGTACTCGAGGACGCAGAGGCACAAGCCTCGGCTTTTTTTAGATGGCAGATGACATACAACCACCCGTCGTTATCTTCTGGTAAGCCTTTAATATTGGTCGGTGGCAGCATGATCCGCTTTAGCAACCGCATTACCTATCAAGAAGACTTTTATGACCTTGGGCAAATGGTGTATCAGCACATTCCTGTCTTGGGGTGGGCTGTTAAAAAAGTGAAGGCGCGGCTGGCCGGTTGTGAAGCCATAGCGCCTTCACCTAATAACACAGCAACAATTTTAAGTGAGCCAAACTGA
- a CDS encoding SDR family NAD(P)-dependent oxidoreductase: protein MAGHVQKSLQGACVWVTGASSGIGKALVGQLVAAGNFVIVSGRNKDALCKLATQFGGKVKPLVFDVSCADSMTSVASQLANITDYLDCVIACAGVCEYVDDLDFDSKLYERVFETNFLGVIRTLELAKPLLDKSKTAPQFVAVGSLSSVLPFPRAQAYGAAKAALEYFVKVARIDLSHQRLDVSLVRPGFVATALTSNNDFSMPFLLTPDAAAKRIIDGVRKRKAIIDFPRRLSWPLRFLGLFDGLWVRFVGPHLTRMKTNTKSV from the coding sequence ATGGCTGGGCATGTACAAAAGTCGCTGCAAGGTGCTTGCGTATGGGTAACGGGCGCTTCTTCGGGTATAGGAAAAGCGCTTGTTGGCCAGCTAGTGGCGGCAGGCAATTTCGTGATTGTGAGTGGTCGCAACAAGGATGCGCTGTGCAAGTTAGCCACACAGTTTGGCGGCAAGGTTAAGCCTTTGGTTTTTGATGTCAGTTGTGCGGATTCAATGACATCAGTGGCTAGCCAGCTGGCCAATATTACAGATTATCTAGATTGTGTGATTGCGTGTGCGGGTGTTTGTGAATATGTCGATGATTTAGATTTCGATAGCAAGCTTTATGAACGCGTATTTGAAACTAACTTTTTAGGTGTCATTCGCACACTAGAGCTAGCAAAGCCCTTGTTAGATAAAAGCAAAACTGCGCCGCAATTTGTGGCGGTAGGTAGTTTGTCTAGCGTATTGCCTTTTCCCCGCGCGCAAGCCTATGGCGCGGCAAAGGCTGCTTTGGAGTATTTTGTAAAAGTGGCGCGTATCGATTTAAGCCATCAGCGCTTAGACGTCTCGTTAGTTAGGCCTGGTTTTGTCGCGACAGCGCTAACGTCGAATAATGATTTTTCTATGCCATTTTTATTAACCCCAGATGCGGCGGCAAAGCGCATTATTGATGGGGTGCGCAAACGAAAGGCGATTATTGATTTCCCCCGCCGTTTAAGTTGGCCGTTAAGGTTTTTAGGGCTTTTTGATGGCCTGTGGGTGCGTTTTGTAGGGCCACATTTAACACGTATGAAAACGAACACTAAGTCTGTGTAA
- a CDS encoding alpha/beta fold hydrolase — protein sequence MPDPLRTQPCPGQDHAFVQGYCGRYYPDAEQPAVYIPFAVLTPQPQKVKAHGAKTMSLSPVVYFSGGPGEGGNTLAAKLDHWRYWMLDAGIKRPLILWDSRGNEGAWGYFQCEGYRLWALNQLRYAEHAQGDELSKVKACLKQWRTQLGNTGFEQFNAQRSAQDIVALLLQLGHEHWHMMATSYGSRVAQAVVALEPARAQSLLLDSPYSWAVNSRLAHSLRWVAGFQRILAWCQARQSCHQGESVEPLFWQAIAALETKSATVKFRLEGYHHQAKVDANLFAHLLFSTFYYPQSLSQEAFAEARYTQLVPLLKQVVKGDWAHLQLMAGPLLSQSYSSAANTWLYWAAECNDNQVLSEREYQQGVAKLGVWARFFAPDMSLLICAQLNGLVASQAPSSLQAPRTVPALVLTGELDPVVSLKDVKQLLESLSTHMVVSAVAHGHGVLAEDTCSSAWLPEYWASPKAFIENWIAKADASHGTVPFPNTGQKASSCRLEY from the coding sequence GTGCCAGATCCTTTGCGCACGCAACCTTGCCCAGGGCAAGATCATGCTTTTGTTCAAGGCTATTGTGGCCGCTATTACCCTGATGCCGAACAGCCTGCGGTTTATATTCCCTTTGCTGTATTAACGCCGCAACCACAAAAGGTTAAAGCACACGGCGCTAAAACAATGAGCTTATCGCCTGTTGTTTACTTTAGTGGCGGCCCAGGTGAGGGCGGTAATACGTTGGCCGCTAAGCTAGACCATTGGCGCTATTGGATGCTAGATGCCGGTATTAAAAGGCCATTAATTTTGTGGGATAGCCGTGGCAATGAAGGGGCTTGGGGTTATTTTCAATGTGAAGGCTACCGCTTGTGGGCGTTGAATCAATTGCGCTATGCCGAGCATGCGCAAGGTGATGAGCTATCAAAGGTCAAGGCGTGCTTAAAGCAGTGGCGTACACAGCTAGGCAATACGGGCTTTGAGCAATTTAATGCGCAGCGAAGTGCTCAGGATATTGTCGCTTTGTTGTTGCAGTTGGGGCATGAGCATTGGCACATGATGGCGACATCCTACGGTAGCCGTGTTGCACAAGCTGTTGTGGCGCTTGAGCCAGCACGAGCGCAAAGCTTATTGCTGGATTCGCCCTATAGCTGGGCGGTGAATAGTCGCTTGGCGCATAGCCTGCGTTGGGTGGCAGGTTTTCAGCGTATATTGGCCTGGTGTCAGGCGCGGCAAAGTTGTCATCAAGGAGAGTCGGTGGAGCCGCTCTTTTGGCAAGCCATTGCTGCCTTGGAGACCAAAAGCGCTACTGTGAAATTTCGCCTCGAAGGTTACCACCATCAAGCCAAAGTAGATGCCAACCTATTTGCGCACCTGTTGTTCAGTACATTTTATTATCCGCAAAGCTTAAGCCAAGAAGCGTTTGCCGAAGCGCGATACACGCAGTTGGTACCATTATTAAAGCAGGTCGTTAAGGGGGATTGGGCGCATTTACAGCTTATGGCTGGGCCTTTGCTAAGCCAGAGCTATTCTTCGGCGGCGAATACGTGGTTATATTGGGCAGCAGAGTGTAACGATAACCAAGTGCTTTCAGAGCGCGAATATCAACAAGGTGTAGCTAAGCTTGGGGTGTGGGCGCGCTTTTTTGCACCTGATATGTCGCTACTGATCTGTGCGCAACTAAATGGGCTTGTGGCCAGCCAAGCGCCATCGTCTTTGCAGGCTCCTCGTACTGTGCCAGCCTTAGTTTTAACGGGGGAGCTTGATCCGGTGGTAAGCCTGAAGGATGTTAAGCAGTTGCTTGAGTCTTTATCTACACACATGGTTGTGAGTGCTGTTGCCCATGGCCATGGTGTGCTGGCTGAGGATACTTGCTCGAGCGCTTGGCTGCCTGAATATTGGGCTTCGCCCAAGGCCTTTATTGAAAATTGGATCGCCAAAGCGGATGCGTCGCATGGTACTGTGCCGTTTCCTAATACAGGCCAAAAAGCATCGTCTTGCCGGCTTGAATACTGA
- a CDS encoding sigma-70 family RNA polymerase sigma factor, producing the protein MSISTTHQIGEKRTDAWSDLLGRVGKQQDQQAFKALFDHFAPLIKGFCLNNTNQGFGSDCAEEIVQEVMLKVWQKAPSYDPSKAAASTWIYTVMRNARIDLIRRNKRHQTDSDPVDVDDLWDDDSETGPVIQFQKLRDQEVIKESFTVLPSEQRQALTEVYMKGKSHSEVAIETGLPLGTVKSRVRMGLQKIEAYLGAKAARTQS; encoded by the coding sequence ATGTCGATATCGACAACACACCAAATAGGCGAAAAACGCACTGATGCTTGGAGTGATTTGCTAGGTCGCGTAGGAAAGCAACAAGACCAACAAGCCTTCAAAGCACTGTTCGATCACTTTGCCCCCTTGATTAAAGGCTTTTGTTTGAACAATACAAATCAAGGTTTTGGCAGCGACTGTGCAGAAGAAATCGTACAAGAAGTGATGCTAAAAGTTTGGCAAAAAGCGCCTAGCTACGATCCAAGCAAAGCAGCGGCTTCAACGTGGATATATACGGTGATGCGCAATGCACGAATAGATTTAATCCGGCGAAACAAGCGCCACCAAACAGATTCAGATCCCGTTGATGTCGACGACCTGTGGGATGACGATAGCGAAACTGGCCCTGTGATTCAGTTTCAGAAATTGCGTGACCAAGAAGTAATCAAGGAATCTTTTACCGTTTTACCGAGCGAGCAAAGACAAGCCCTGACAGAAGTTTATATGAAAGGAAAATCCCACAGTGAGGTGGCCATTGAAACCGGCTTACCGCTAGGCACTGTAAAGTCGAGAGTACGCATGGGCCTACAAAAAATTGAAGCTTATTTGGGCGCTAAAGCAGCGAGGACACAATCATGA